From Zea mays cultivar B73 chromosome 3, Zm-B73-REFERENCE-NAM-5.0, whole genome shotgun sequence:
cctgcgGCTCTCTACAAAGTtattcgaccgaggtgcttggccctcgtgtgggcttccctttgcgcagGGGCACGaacaaggattagtcgggaccttgcgtggttatggatacctcggtaaaaataccggcgtcatccacgagagtttgtatctctactttgctctttagcttccgcatttatattaagcatttaagtttcaatcttgtcttcacACTTATAttgtttagattgaaacttagtctTTGCGGTAAAGATAGCAACACtttgacaaaacctagtttgcacttcCTAGTTTgaatatttgcataggttttgctctagggatctaTTTGTGgcatagtttagagaaagttttagaagtcctaattcaccccctttttaggcgtcacctgtttcattcaatgatgttccaacggccgcaatgaggACTATGGCAATAAACGGTGTGTGACCACATGAACAACAAGAGAAGGATCAACCTTCTACCTCCACAATGGTTCAACCcctaactcaagatgatgaacaagcACACCAAGACAAtgacatggatcaagggggagcacaagaacaaGATGGAAGGGAGGAATAAGGAGTACCACAAGCacctttgtaacaccctgaatttgggggtataaaatttcttctctaaatgtctaccaaattcaggtgttaccctttgtctctctctctagacttcctctctctcctctttttgctTAGAGTTAAGTTAATTAGGttagggattaattatttattttgtcaaaactagGTGAGTCatggattgttgcatcatgctgagcctaaattattcttagagttgatgcacatgtttgaattatttgaatttgaatttgtgtttgagtttgaattgagttcactagagaaaataaaaagaaaagcaattagaaatttggagaaaaagggaAAACCAATTTCATCCCAACACAGCCCAGTCCAGCCCAGCGGGGCCCCGCGcgtgcgcccgcgccgcctgacaagTGAGCTCCACCTATCAGCACTAGTTTCCTCGCCCGTGCGCTCTCTTCCCCCCTCcatctgcccagtggggccggcCTGTCGGCGCCGGTTGCCTTCGCCCGTGCACCCGCGTTCTCTCTCTATCTCACAGGCCGAACCCGTCAGCACGCCGAGCCGTTCCCTCCGCACGCCTGTTTCCTCTTGCTGCGTTGTGGGGCCTCCCTATCAGATCCGCCTTCCCCGCGAACCACCGTGGACCAGTGCACACACACGCCGAGAACCCTGGCCACGTCGCCTTCCCACATGCCCTAGCTCCCTTTTGAGCACCGCCGGCACCCGCTCTCTCTCCCCTGCCTCATTTCACGCAAGCTCACTCTCTCTCGTGCTCTGCCCTCGCCGAATTCCCGCGCCCACCGTGTCGACCATCGAGCCCGCCAGAAGCTgcaccaagcctccccgagcgctGTCCCGAGGTGAGGAACTCGCTCCCGTGCTCTGTTTCCTTTAATTCCGCCTTGGCGTGGCTAATTTGTCCTTGTCGGGGCTTGGCCGCGCTAGCTCGCTGCCCCCGTGCGGTGTCCAGCCAAATTGGCCCCGTCCCGAGCCCCTGCGTTGGTCCATAGCATCCCCATTCCCTTGTTGGAGCCATTCTGAGCCTTAGCGCACCCGATTCCACCTCCCAGCGGCCGAGATTCCTCGTTGGAGTTACCCGACCCGCCCAGAGTTTTCCCTCTGTCGTTCTATCGCCCCTGGTCTCGATCTCGTTGCCAGAACCCCACCAGCGAGTTCATCGGGCCCTTCTCGCCGGTCCTGGCCAACTCCGGTGACCTCATAGCCCATATAGCCTGCACCCACCCTAGCTCTAGCGACCTCGCCGCCGTGCACATGAGCAACGCCGCCTGCAGCTGTTAACCCCCCACCCCCGGCGTTTGATCTCGATCGTCTGATATCTATCCAACGGCTTGGATCACCAAGTACCACTTCGCGCAAGCGCAACCTACTCCTGGGCCCCATCTGTCGATCGCCTGTGTCCCCTAGCGCTGGGCCAGGCCAGTCAGCCCACCTCCCATCCCCTAGTCGCTGACccctggcccgcttgtcagcgcTCGTCACGCGCCCACATGCACGATCGCGCTCAGATCTAATCCAGGTCGTTGATCGTGGATCTAGCAGCTGATAgaacccgataccccttcacgcggtagttttgctaaagagaccctcggttttccggaaaccaacccgccgtccctggttttcacgtGCAGGCCCCTATATTCTTGCAGATAGAACCCTAGACTTTTATTTAATTACATAATTAGGCCTAATTTAGGGTTTTAAATTCCAAAACttatttatttcatatcttttgcatatgaactccaaattgagtgattcaaattgcaaaatgttcatgggATTATACTCTATCTGTTaaaattatgatcattcactgtatgcacattctaattttatgcctagactatagatTAGTTTAGGTAATGATTTACTTAttaaataggaaaaataaaaaaaaaggaaaaccccaatggtaattagatgtttaactttgtgagattaataatatgtaatgtacgaatctatccctggtataatttttgTGTCTCATTAAAATAAGTGGAATTAAATTATGTAATCTATGGATATAGATAATACTTAGAGATCACAAACTTCTAAGGGTGCTAGTTCACCCTAGAACCGAAGTTACCTCTTGAGTTTATATTGTTCTTTTGAGATGCGTTCacttgtttgtacatgtttggtgtattgttcatttgtctTTATCTAAATGTATTGAATACATGATTGCTTTATTTAGACAataagcagctcgtggttcctgagtgtgttgtcgaagatcttcttgagcagcaacctggtgaaggcaagtgtcctctgacctattatgtcctacttactttataattcactgtcccgcattactttattgaaacctaaggattgactagtctgtattcatcTTGTCCttgttacctttttgggttattatggttagctttatggtATTGCTTTaatttaatcaacgaacatgatgtgaatatttatgatatgatgatgttatcccgatgatgatgttgtgatactttaggggacttaggctgtttcctgagtacctctccgtaaggacctgttcgttgagtgaccacctgggataacagtgcaaccatgagggtggaatgggacgtccttagctgaataattagatgaacctaggggtgtgGTTGGCTTTGTCGGAGGACCGTCAATGGGGGCTGGgacatagtgctcgctctgctaagggtgggtgtcaaggttcatttgatttggttttgttagtcacccaccttagggaggtgtactgtgtttgtatgactggtgaaacctaacgagcagctatgcaccaggggagcctttgtaaaggctacgtagtgtatccctggccattcacctcggtagtgaagatcgggtctgtacaacctaggctggaaagggatcacgactcgtgggtaaagtgtacaacctctatagagtgttagaaactggtatatcagtcgtgctcacgtttaagagtagccttgggatcctctttgattagaataactttggatactctatgatgatgattaatattGATGGTTATAACTATgattctctggtatttcctcttggagggagtacatctgggtaataactgggcttattactaaaacttggcttactactagtaataaatacctgaccaactaaaagcaactgctttaaccttAACTTCATATACAGCTagcccactttagccaaacgggacatttgctgagtacgttgatgtgtactcacccttgctttaaaaaccaccccactgtattcagtgctcaggaggagatacaaacaacatggaggactttgaggagttccaggattacgacgagttctagttatgttagagccaaacccctagtcagctgccttccACACTTTGGTAATGTTAATTACTATGTTAAGtaatgactctatggatgtcttggacatcttgatgtaataaagtacctttccgctatttactttgaacaatgtgtgatgatgtccaattatgtaatcattgtgtacgtgagtttctgatcctgcacatacatggttcgcattcgggttgccttccaaaaccgggtgtgacaaccttGAACCCAAGTCCGCACCAACATTCAAAGTGATCATCCATTTGATCATATTCTTGGTGACATAAGGTTAGGTAGTAACGACTCGTTCACGTATTGCAAacttttgtgagcactactcttttatttcttctattgagccttttagggtagaagaagccttgcaggatccaaaCTGTGTGTTggtcatgcaagaggagctcaacaacttcaagagaaaatgaagtatggagtctggtgccacgtccaaagcaaaacgttgtgggcaccaagtggatgtttcgcaacaagcaagaccaatatggagtggtgacaagaaacaaagcaagacttgtagcaaaaggttatgctcaagtcgcaggtttgaattttgaggagacttttgctcctgtagctaggcttaagTCTATTCGAACATTGTTAACTCATATAAGGATCTTTTTGTTGATTTAACAAGGAACATATCTCACATATGGAACATAGGCTTAAAATAAACTTTATTATATATTACTAGCTAATACTTTAAACCATATTTTAAGGGTTTACAATTTTCAAAAAGTCAAACAAATTCATtttaacaatatatatatatatatatatatatcataattAATATCGTTAAATGGATCACCTTTAATATCATACCGATACTTACAAAGTGATAGAGGAAATAACTTGCTCATTTGGACCGCATTCCAAAAACTTGAGCTTTTATTTGTATTTATATTTTCTAGAAATATTTATAAATTATTAAATTATTATTACTCTTGAAAAGTTTGGTCATCATAAATATTTTAGCAATAACTATTTTGAAACGGATAGAGTACTAGTCATTTCTCTATGTAGGAATACTAAGAGCGTCTCTATAAGAGCTCTAAACATGGTTGTATTCTAAAATATTAGGTTTAGATCCATAAAACACCATCCAACAGTAATCTTATtttataaaattatcaaataatTATTAGGCTCTATCACTTGGGTCCTAAATATGGTATCCTATATATTGGAGCAGTAAACTTGTTTTCTCTTAATATTCAACTATTTATTTTCTAATAttatgatttatttatttaaaatAATTATTTAAGGTCTAACTGTTGGGTTAAATTATATGCAAATTTAGAGCACAGGATATATCAATACAATTTATGTTAAAAGTGCTCTAATGTAATTTAGGAAAAATTGAATTGTACTTGCTTCGTTGCTTCTCGGTTGTCGCACAGGCGGCGCCTGACAGCACAGGAGCGGGACACGCCCCGCGCGCGCCTCCCGCTATCACATTCTCACCGGCTGCCCCGGTCGCGCTCCCTTCTCCTGCAGCCATCAGAAAAGGGGGCAAAAAGGCCCCCGAATTCTCCTCGCCCGGGCACAACCTCGCTCCAGAGTCCAGGCCAGACCAGCAGGCCGCCTTTCCGCTCGAGCACCCACGCAATCATCACCGCCGTCTTCCTCTCGCTCTTCTCTTCCCCTTCCATTCCTCGGCACCACGTCCTCGGGAACCCCGCATGCCCTCCGCACAAGGCGCCGCCTGTTCCCGGTGACCGCGGGGCCGAGATCGGCGCGCCATGGCCGCGCCCGGAGGCCTGGACCAGGACTGTGCACAGGACGCCGCCATTAAGCTCTTCGGCCGCAGCATCCCGGTTCTCCACTCCTCCGTCTTCGCCGCCACCGCTGCGGCCGCATCCGAGGTGAGCAGCAACAGTCTCAGTTCTCGGATTCATTCCCTGACGAGGGACAGGGATCTTTCATGGTCGACGGGTTCTCGCGGGGGGGCAGGATGGTCATTGCCGGCCGTTTCTGAGGAAAAGGGAGAGGACGGGAAAGCGGAATCGGATACGCTTTTTCTCCCCCCTGCTTTTGCGCTGTCAAATGCGTGTTGGTGGATCATGGTTCCTGCTGGGATTCTGGTCGCTGTTGCTGCGAAAAGATTCTTCCTTTTGGAGCCCTGTTTGATTTCATACCTCATTAAAAAAAAGGCTGTGGGTTTATGTGTTTGCTCCTTCAGTGTTTGTACGGGAATTTTCTTCCAATACGTGTTTCTTCAACAAGTCACTCTCCGTATTTACGGCCGTATTTATGGGGAGATTTATGTTGGTTTATCCCTTACCCAGATTCTAATCATGTGAGCCTTCGGCCTGCCTATAATCGTTTCGTGCTGACTGCTTAGGGATTACTTCTGTTCATGCTTGATGTGATAGCTTGGAATCGAAATGTTCAATATGTACGATAAGAAGATTGGTTGCCTTTTCGTAGTGTCCACGTACGATTttgtttcctttttttttctttagaAAGATACATTGCCTTTGTCTGTGGAGAAATCGCTGAGAATTTTCTTGTTTTCGTGGGGGTAAGTAATGCCATGGAAAAGGTAAGGAACATTCAGGTTACATCAGTTAACAGACTATTAATCAGGTTCCTTTGGATGTCTTTCTTTTTGAGAAGGGAGGGGGGTTCCTCTGGCTACCTTTCAGTGtactatacatgaaagcatgttgTGTGAGTGTGACAAGGGACTTGTTGTTTCTGCTGTGCTTATGAACAGAAACAGAATCTTATTCATATTTACTCTCTGTCTCTCTGATGGTGGAATCAGGGGTGGTCTTTTTGGTTTGCTAGAACACCCCTGTTGCACATGTACTATTTCATCTAATTAAGGTTTGCACATGTGATTCAGCCTAATCTTGTTGGACATAAGTGCATTAGCATACTTCTATAGTCGGACCAATAATTTGTTGAAAAGCAAAAGCACAAGTTCTAACAACCTCAGTTGTGTGGCATGgaatgcaaatcatgtaacacatTGGGTGGTTCTTGTGAGTATTGATCCATCATTTCATTTCATCAGTTACTGTCAGCACACAAATCGTCTAAATGTTTCCATATTTTTATGCATAATAGTAACTAATTGTACCTCAAGTGCCAAATAAAATGGTAGTTGATAACTGTTGCTTAGTGTTAGTATTGGGTACCTGTGTCTGGATCTGAATTAAACTAAAATTCTGCTTCATATAATGTTTTTCATATTCTCACTTGTCTAATCTACTATGATCTGATGTTTATCCTCTGATGACACATCATAAATTATCTCTTTCAGGTTAGCACCAAATTATCAAATGATGTTAGAAGCAATGATGGCATGCCATGCCTTCCAAACATGTCTTTGATTGTCAAAACAAATCCCTTCCCTTCCAAGAGCAATATGAAGAATGGTTTACAGGCAATCAGCAGTCAGCATGGGAAAATGGAAGCTGATTCCAACTCTGAGGAAGCTAAGAATAGTTTACAAGCTATCATCAGTCAGCCTGGGAAAAGATACGATTCCAAGTCTGAGGAAGCTAAGACTGAATCTGGTGGATCTGGCCAAGAGAAGGTACTCAAGAAGCCAGATAAGATTCTGCCTTGCCCTCGCTGCAATAGTATGGAAACAAAGTTCTGCTACTTCAACAATTACAACGTGAACCAGCCCAGGCATTTCTGCCGAAACTGCAAGAGGTACTGGACTGCTGGGGGGACTATGAGAAATGTCCCTGTAGGTTCTGGTAGACGCAGAAATAAGGATCCATCTCATCACCATCATTTCACCAAGGTGTGTGATTATACCATTGCTACTAAtggagatgtttctgatgcaactCAGCGCCAGTCCGTTGCAGCCAAGCCATGTCTCCTTCAAGGTTCAGGAAAACAAAATGAAACAGCGTGCAAGTCTGTATCTCCAGTCAGTAATATTAAAGAGCAGAACAATGCCGACCTTATTTCCTTGGTCTCTGGTGATAATAAGGAAGAGAAATCATGTGCATCTTCTGCAGTGGTATCTGGTTCCTCCGAAAATTGGATGCCAGAAAATACAGTTAAAAAGGAGGAGGATAATACTTCAGCGTACGGTAATGGTGTGAAAGTACCTGATCACAAAATGCAGCCTCACCATGCTGGACCTGTTTCGGTGTTCTCCAGAAATcctgctgcagtcatggcgactAATCAGTGCTCAGAAGATGGTATTCATACGCCGGGAAATGGTACGGTCAGTCCTCTTTCACTGCCACCACTACCCATGGTACCAACCCCAGGAATTTGTGCACCTGCTGTTCCATTCCCTTTCCCTCTCGTGCCAGCCTTCGTGAGCTGCATTCCTGGCTGGCCAAGTGGACTATGGGGTGCACCATGGCCTGGAAGTAGTGCCCCTACATTACTATCTCTTCCTCCAAACGGTTTAGCTCTTTCAGGAAGCAACTCTGGGGTGTTAGGAAAGCATACAAGGGTAGCTAATTTGCAGGAAGAACAGAAGGCAGAAAAGAAGTTTTGGGTCCCTAAAGCTCTCCGAATTGACAACCCAGAAGAGGCAGCAAAGAGTTCGATCTGGGCCTCTCTTGGTATCAAGCCTGATGACAGAATCATATTCAAGTCTTTCCAGTCCAAGGATCTGAAAAATAGTGCGACTAAGACGCCAGAATCCCTGCAGGCCAATCCAGCAGCGTTTTCCCGCTCTCAGACATTTCAGGAGAGGGCCTGATACAAAAATAAAGTGTCCTCAAAACAAAGGATACCAGAGGATGGTCAATGTTCCTATTTAAGCTTTTTCTTGAGTTGATCTGTCGCTAAGCGCAGCAGTTTGGCAATCAACTCAGGCCTGGCCAAGATTTACATTTTTTTTCTTTCTAGCGATAGCTAGGTTGGTGTGAAGATTCTGACTGCTCAAGGAGCGCTTATGTAAATACAGTAGGCCTGTGAATTGATGTTGAATGTTGATAGTCTTTTACCTGGCACCGGTTAATGTTCTAATGTACTCCCTCTCTTCTCAATTATAGTTATAAGTCATTCTGGTTTTCGTAAACACATATTTTGCTATTCTAATTCATCctataaaaaagaaaaaaatctatCATTTTTAATCCATCATATTAGATagattttttatttttaaaaataaATTAGAACTTGAAATTTGATATGTTGGTAGAGTAAATAACGAAGTGCATCGATAAATATTTTGAGAATTCTTATGACTTTTGGaagtttagttgcacaaatattgCACGGGAAGCTTGATTGCAAACTTGTTTTTGTCGGATATAATATATATCTAGACATATAGTATATAACTAAACATCACAATAACATACAATTTGGAATGGAAGAGTACTTTACATTAACGTCATGAAGTGGATAACTAGGTTCATGAGTCTTAATGAGATAATAATGGTCGCTAGCCTATATATATTTACGAGGGAGTTCAAAAACCATACTCCATTTGTTAGCAGCCTTAGGCCATTAGCAGTGGGAGTTTTATTATAGTTTTATTCTTATTGAATGAGATGACACATCAGCATATTGGATGACATGTCACGGTATTTATgatgagagagatagagagagtttCATAGGAGGAGAGTGTTTTATCCAGATGAAACTTACGATACACAATTTCATAGACGAGTGTTTTATCCAGATGAAACTTAAGATACACAATTTCATAGACAAAAACTGATATGTCATTTTTGAAAACCGTGCAATGAAACTACTACTTGAAATGGCCTAATGCACTACCACTGTTTGATTTAAGGGCAAAGTTAGATGGGATATGATCATTCATGGATTTTAGCCTTTTATTTGAAACGTGGGACATAACCATATTTTGGTCAGTTGGATGGATAAAGGTGGACGGAATGAGAAGAATTAGCTAATTAGAGCATTTCAAGAGCTCCCATAAAATGACTCCTCAAAATCAGTTTTAAGGGACATCTAAATAATTAGTTGCGTATATTTTAATTCTTTCTTCAACAGATCCTTAAAGCGACAGATTGTTTCTGGGAAGCCCAAAACTCTCCTCATTTGTAGCTATAAATGAGGGAGTTTTAGGGGCTATGAAAAAGTTAGGAGCACTTTAGGGGAACCGTTGTAGACACGTTTTTGTATTTTTCCCAAAAAACTTGATTTAATTATGGCAGACTtgagctcttggagatgctcttatatcTATTTTTAAAAATAACAACTAATTATACAGTAATAAATATGTAATCATACTAAGATCTGTTTGGTTGggttgtggctgtgaaaaaagccgttgtggaaaaagctgctgtgggctgtgagctgttaaaaagctaaaaaccgtttggtcgaaaccactaaaaatcgttaaaagttattcgatatatgttttcacagttcta
This genomic window contains:
- the LOC103650023 gene encoding cyclic dof factor 2, producing the protein MAAPGGLDQDCAQDAAIKLFGRSIPVLHSSVFAATAAAASEVSTKLSNDVRSNDGMPCLPNMSLIVKTNPFPSKSNMKNGLQAISSQHGKMEADSNSEEAKNSLQAIISQPGKRYDSKSEEAKTESGGSGQEKVLKKPDKILPCPRCNSMETKFCYFNNYNVNQPRHFCRNCKRYWTAGGTMRNVPVGSGRRRNKDPSHHHHFTKVCDYTIATNGDVSDATQRQSVAAKPCLLQGSGKQNETACKSVSPVSNIKEQNNADLISLVSGDNKEEKSCASSAVVSGSSENWMPENTVKKEEDNTSAYGNGVKVPDHKMQPHHAGPVSVFSRNPAAVMATNQCSEDGIHTPGNGTVSPLSLPPLPMVPTPGICAPAVPFPFPLVPAFVSCIPGWPSGLWGAPWPGSSAPTLLSLPPNGLALSGSNSGVLGKHTRVANLQEEQKAEKKFWVPKALRIDNPEEAAKSSIWASLGIKPDDRIIFKSFQSKDLKNSATKTPESLQANPAAFSRSQTFQERA